A window of the Streptomyces luomodiensis genome harbors these coding sequences:
- a CDS encoding DUF2267 domain-containing protein has translation MVATGFPAFDTTVDKTNRLLREIEEAYGWPKERRKQSYAALRAVLHQLRDRLTVDEAVQFGAQLPMLVRGFYYDGWKPAETPVKMHSEEFFQRIRHDFPYSIQGDTEQLVHTVLAALQRHVSEGEWHDLRARMPADLVTVIPA, from the coding sequence ATGGTCGCCACAGGTTTTCCCGCGTTCGACACGACGGTCGACAAGACCAACCGGCTCCTCAGGGAGATCGAGGAGGCGTACGGCTGGCCCAAGGAGCGCCGCAAACAATCCTATGCCGCCCTGCGCGCGGTCCTGCACCAGCTGCGGGACCGGCTGACGGTGGACGAGGCCGTTCAGTTCGGCGCCCAGCTCCCGATGCTGGTGCGCGGCTTCTACTACGACGGGTGGAAACCCGCGGAGACGCCCGTGAAGATGCACAGCGAGGAGTTCTTCCAGCGCATCCGGCATGACTTCCCGTACTCGATCCAGGGCGATACCGAGCAGCTGGTGCACACCGTCCTGGCGGCCCTTCAGCGCCATGTCAGCGAGGGCGAGTGGCACGATCTGAGGGCCCGTATGCCCGCCGACCTGGTCACCGTCATCCCGGCGTAG
- a CDS encoding alpha/beta fold hydrolase, which translates to MSDQLLGDFDRRTVDADGVRINVRTAGYGPPVLLLHGYPQTHLIWHHVAPVLAATHRVVLTDLRGYGDSAKPPSDDAHTPYAKRSMARDQLLVMRELGFDRFAVVGHDRGGRVGHRLALDHPEAVSALAVLDIVPTRYAFHHADMGFGLGYYHWFFLTAGNGIPEHLIGQDPEFWIRTRMGARHHGGTPFSEAALAEYVRCFSDPAAIHASCEDYRAAASLDLVHDDADAAAGRRVTAPVLALWGAYGFVGRHYDVLAAWRGYADDVRGQALPCDHYLPEEAPAETAHQLRAFLADHGGA; encoded by the coding sequence ATGAGCGATCAGCTGCTGGGCGACTTCGACCGCCGCACCGTGGACGCCGACGGGGTGCGCATCAACGTGCGCACGGCCGGGTACGGCCCGCCGGTCCTGCTGCTGCACGGCTATCCGCAGACCCATCTGATCTGGCACCACGTCGCCCCGGTGCTCGCGGCCACGCACCGCGTGGTGCTCACCGACCTACGCGGCTACGGCGACAGCGCCAAGCCCCCCTCCGACGACGCGCACACCCCGTACGCCAAGCGGTCCATGGCGCGGGACCAGCTGCTGGTGATGCGGGAGCTGGGCTTCGACCGCTTCGCGGTCGTCGGCCACGACCGGGGCGGCCGGGTCGGCCACCGGCTGGCCCTGGACCATCCGGAGGCGGTCTCGGCGCTCGCGGTCCTCGACATCGTGCCGACGCGGTACGCCTTCCACCACGCCGACATGGGGTTCGGTCTCGGCTACTACCACTGGTTCTTCCTGACGGCGGGCAACGGCATCCCGGAACACCTGATCGGCCAGGACCCGGAGTTCTGGATCCGGACCCGGATGGGAGCCCGCCACCACGGCGGAACCCCGTTCAGCGAGGCGGCCCTGGCCGAGTACGTGCGCTGCTTCTCCGATCCGGCGGCCATCCACGCCTCCTGCGAGGACTACCGGGCCGCCGCCTCCCTCGACCTGGTCCACGACGACGCGGACGCCGCGGCCGGCCGGCGGGTCACCGCGCCGGTCCTGGCCCTGTGGGGCGCGTACGGCTTCGTGGGCCGCCACTACGACGTACTGGCGGCCTGGCGCGGCTACGCGGACGATGTGCGCGGGCAGGCCCTGCCGTGCGACCACTACCTTCCCGAGGAGGCGCCGGCCGAGACGGCACACCAGCTGCGGGCGTTCCTGGCGGACCACGGCGGCGCCTGA
- a CDS encoding LysR family transcriptional regulator, protein MDVRQLEYFLAVVDHGGFNRAAAALYLSQPSLSQAIRALERDLGSDLFHRIGRRAVLTDAGTALIEPARDAVRSLQLARASVESVHGLRGGRVDIAVPPSQAVEPLTGMIDRFTRAHPGVSVRVQAAFTPRDVTEMVRTGVCELGLLASPGPTPHGDVRTHPLHEQRFVLLAPPDGPFRPGVPVRHEQLSGHRLIVGQKGTGMRRYVDDLRATGVELTVVVETEHRVAILPLVLRGVGLAVVADAWRGLAERAGALVLDLEPTTSLHISLVSRRAPLTPAAEAFVRTATAPDKDGL, encoded by the coding sequence GTGGATGTGCGGCAGCTGGAGTACTTCCTGGCCGTGGTGGACCACGGCGGATTCAACCGGGCGGCCGCCGCGCTGTATCTGTCGCAACCGTCCCTGTCCCAGGCCATCCGCGCCCTGGAGCGCGACCTGGGCAGCGACCTCTTCCACCGCATCGGCCGCCGGGCGGTCCTCACCGACGCGGGCACGGCACTGATCGAACCGGCGCGGGACGCCGTGCGCAGTCTCCAGCTGGCGCGGGCCAGTGTGGAGTCGGTGCACGGGCTGCGCGGCGGCCGGGTGGACATCGCGGTCCCACCGTCCCAGGCGGTCGAACCGCTGACGGGAATGATCGACCGCTTCACCCGGGCCCACCCCGGGGTGTCCGTGCGGGTGCAGGCCGCGTTCACCCCCCGCGATGTGACGGAGATGGTGCGCACCGGCGTGTGCGAACTGGGCCTGCTGGCCTCCCCCGGCCCCACACCGCACGGAGACGTACGCACCCACCCCCTGCACGAGCAGCGCTTCGTCCTGCTGGCACCCCCGGACGGCCCGTTCCGCCCCGGGGTGCCGGTGCGCCATGAGCAACTGTCCGGCCACCGGCTGATCGTGGGACAGAAGGGCACGGGCATGCGCCGCTACGTCGACGACCTCCGGGCCACGGGCGTCGAGCTGACCGTCGTGGTCGAGACCGAGCACCGGGTGGCGATCCTGCCCCTGGTCCTGCGGGGCGTCGGCCTGGCCGTGGTCGCCGACGCCTGGCGCGGCCTGGCGGAGCGGGCGGGCGCCCTGGTCCTGGACCTGGAGCCGACCACCAGCCTGCATATCTCCCTGGTCAGCAGGCGGGCTCCGCTGACACCGGCGGCCGAGGCGTTCGTGCGTACGGCCACAGCCCCTGATAAGGACGGCCTATAA
- a CDS encoding tartrate dehydrogenase: MTNRRTTNHHIALIPGDGIGTEVIPAARRVLDAVAARHGLGFTYETFDWSCERYVHQGAMMPDDGLERLRGHDAILLGAVGYPGVPDHVSLWGLLIPIRRGFQQYVNLRPIRVFEGVPSPLRDARPGDVDLVVVRENVEGEYGEIGGRLGRGLPEELAVQEAVFTRKGVTRILDYAFSLAESRTRHLTSATKSNGIIHTMPFWDELVAERATAHPEVAWDQEHIDALAAKFVLDPKRFDVVVASNLFGDILSDLAAAVAGSIGIAPAANLNPEHDYPSMFEPVHGSAPDIAGRGIANPLGAIWSAAMMLDHLGHPEAATHITDTIATVLAKTPVRTPDLGGTATTTEFTDALLELL; the protein is encoded by the coding sequence ATGACGAACCGCCGCACGACCAACCACCACATCGCCCTGATCCCCGGCGACGGCATCGGCACCGAGGTCATCCCCGCCGCCCGCCGCGTCCTGGACGCCGTCGCCGCCCGGCACGGCCTCGGCTTCACCTACGAGACGTTCGACTGGTCCTGCGAGCGCTACGTCCACCAGGGCGCGATGATGCCCGACGACGGCCTGGAGCGACTGCGCGGCCACGACGCGATCCTGCTCGGCGCCGTCGGCTACCCCGGCGTCCCCGACCACGTCTCCCTGTGGGGCCTGCTGATCCCCATCCGCCGGGGCTTCCAGCAGTACGTCAACCTGCGCCCCATCCGCGTCTTCGAGGGCGTGCCCAGCCCGCTGCGCGACGCCCGGCCCGGCGATGTCGACCTCGTCGTCGTCCGCGAGAACGTGGAGGGCGAGTACGGCGAGATCGGCGGCCGCCTCGGCCGGGGCCTCCCGGAGGAACTGGCCGTCCAGGAAGCGGTGTTCACCCGCAAGGGCGTGACCCGGATCCTGGACTACGCCTTCTCCCTGGCCGAGAGCCGGACCCGGCACCTCACCTCGGCGACCAAGTCCAACGGCATCATCCACACCATGCCCTTCTGGGACGAACTCGTCGCCGAACGCGCCACCGCCCACCCGGAGGTGGCCTGGGACCAGGAGCACATCGACGCCCTCGCCGCCAAGTTCGTCCTCGACCCCAAGCGCTTCGACGTCGTCGTGGCCTCCAACCTCTTCGGCGACATCCTCAGCGACCTCGCCGCCGCGGTCGCCGGCAGCATCGGCATCGCCCCCGCCGCCAACCTCAACCCCGAACACGACTACCCGTCCATGTTCGAACCCGTCCACGGCTCCGCCCCCGACATCGCCGGCCGCGGCATCGCCAACCCCCTCGGCGCGATCTGGTCCGCCGCCATGATGCTCGACCACCTGGGCCACCCCGAAGCCGCCACCCACATCACCGACACCATCGCGACCGTCCTGGCCAAGACCCCGGTACGCACCCCGGACCTGGGTGGCACGGCCACCACGACGGAATTCACCGACGCCCTGCTGGAACTCCTCTGA
- the yaaA gene encoding peroxide stress protein YaaA, translating into MLVLLPPSEGKATGGSGSPLDLGSLSLPGLGGARAEVLDELVSLCSGDGAKAAEVLGLSEGLRGEVAKNAALREAGTRPAGEIYTGVLYDALGLATLPAAARRRAERSLLVFSGLWGAVRIDDRIPSYRCSMGVKLPGLGALGTYWRTRTPMAEVLPEAAGNGLVLDLRSAAYAAAWKPKGAVAERTATVRVLQSKIVNGVEKRSVVSHFNKATKGRMVRDLLTAGADPSGPAELVEALRGLGYAVEAAPPERAGRAWGLDVVVTEL; encoded by the coding sequence GTGCTCGTGCTGCTGCCCCCGTCCGAGGGAAAGGCCACAGGAGGCTCCGGGTCCCCGCTGGACCTGGGATCGCTGTCGCTGCCGGGCCTGGGCGGGGCGCGGGCGGAGGTGCTGGACGAGCTGGTGTCGCTGTGTTCGGGCGACGGGGCGAAGGCCGCCGAGGTGCTGGGGCTCAGCGAAGGGCTGCGCGGCGAGGTCGCGAAGAACGCGGCGCTGCGGGAGGCCGGGACGCGGCCCGCCGGGGAGATCTACACCGGTGTGCTGTACGACGCGCTGGGCCTGGCCACGCTGCCCGCCGCCGCCCGCCGCCGGGCGGAGCGGTCGCTGCTGGTCTTCTCGGGGCTGTGGGGCGCCGTACGGATAGACGACCGCATCCCCTCCTACCGCTGCTCGATGGGCGTGAAGCTCCCGGGACTCGGTGCGCTCGGCACCTACTGGCGGACCCGGACCCCGATGGCCGAAGTGCTTCCGGAGGCCGCCGGGAACGGGCTGGTGCTGGACCTCCGCTCGGCGGCGTACGCGGCGGCTTGGAAGCCCAAGGGGGCGGTCGCCGAGCGTACGGCGACGGTGCGGGTGCTCCAGTCGAAGATCGTGAACGGGGTCGAGAAGCGGTCCGTCGTCAGCCACTTCAACAAGGCGACCAAGGGCCGGATGGTACGGGACCTGCTGACCGCCGGTGCCGACCCGAGCGGGCCCGCCGAGCTGGTGGAGGCGCTGCGGGGGCTGGGGTACGCGGTCGAGGCCGCGCCGCCGGAGCGGGCGGGGCGGGCGTGGGGGCTGGATGTGGTGGTGACCGAGCTGTAG
- the eda gene encoding bifunctional 4-hydroxy-2-oxoglutarate aldolase/2-dehydro-3-deoxy-phosphogluconate aldolase yields MGAVTSTAPSPGSPDSSLLDLAPVIPVVVLHDAADAVPLARALVAGGLPAIEVTFRTPAAADAIRAIAEEVPEAVVGAGTVLTPEQVETAVAAGSRFLVSPGWTDRLLGALDASGLPYLPGVSTTSEVVALLERGVAEMKFFPAEAAGGTAYLKALASPLPGARFCPTGGVNASNAPEYLALPNVGCVGGTWMLPSDALAAGDWGRVESLAREAAALRG; encoded by the coding sequence ATGGGCGCCGTGACTAGCACCGCGCCCTCCCCAGGCTCCCCGGATTCCTCGCTGCTCGATCTCGCCCCCGTCATCCCCGTGGTCGTCCTCCACGACGCGGCCGACGCGGTCCCGCTGGCCCGTGCCCTGGTGGCGGGCGGGCTGCCCGCGATCGAGGTGACCTTCCGGACGCCCGCCGCCGCGGACGCCATCCGGGCGATCGCCGAGGAGGTCCCCGAGGCGGTCGTCGGCGCCGGTACGGTCCTGACCCCGGAGCAGGTGGAGACCGCCGTCGCCGCCGGGTCGCGGTTCCTGGTCTCGCCCGGCTGGACGGACCGGCTGCTGGGGGCGCTGGACGCCTCCGGGCTGCCGTATCTGCCGGGTGTCTCGACCACCTCGGAGGTCGTGGCGCTGCTGGAGCGCGGGGTGGCGGAGATGAAGTTCTTCCCGGCGGAGGCGGCCGGGGGCACGGCGTATCTGAAGGCGCTCGCCTCACCGCTCCCCGGGGCCCGGTTCTGCCCGACCGGCGGTGTCAACGCCTCGAACGCCCCCGAATACCTGGCCCTGCCCAACGTCGGCTGCGTCGGCGGCACGTGGATGCTGCCCTCGGACGCGCTGGCGGCGGGCGACTGGGGGCGGGTGGAGTCCCTCGCCCGGGAAGCGGCCGCCCTTCGCGGCTGA
- a CDS encoding bifunctional RNase H/acid phosphatase translates to MARRFIVEADGGSRGNPGPAGYGAVVRDAETGETLAEAAEYIGTATNNVAEYKGLIAGLREAYALDPEAGVRVRMDSKLVVEQMSGRWKIKHPDMRPLAADAKAVFPPGRVTYEWIPRERNKHADRLANEAMDAGKRGEQWQPKVPPGGTLAAGAPEAAAPAADTLAEPTATGDAPAVGGAPAVGGAPAAGRASAADRTPADSRTPAADRTTATDRASATDRASMVGRPAADLGTPATFVLLRHGETPLTPEKRFSGSGGTDPGLSPVGRHQAERVAAALAARGTIQAVVTSPLLRCRETADVVARRLGLDVRVDEGLRETDFGAWEGLTFAEVKERHPDDLEAWLASSKAAPTGGGESFATVARRVALSRDKLIARYPGRTVLLVTHVTPIKTLIRLALGAPPEALFRMELSAASLSAVAYYADGNASLRLLNETAHLR, encoded by the coding sequence ATGGCGCGGCGCTTCATCGTCGAGGCGGACGGCGGGTCCCGGGGCAACCCGGGACCGGCCGGTTACGGCGCGGTCGTGCGCGACGCGGAGACCGGTGAGACGCTCGCCGAGGCGGCCGAGTACATCGGCACCGCGACCAACAACGTCGCCGAGTACAAGGGCCTGATCGCCGGGTTGCGGGAGGCGTACGCCCTGGACCCGGAGGCCGGGGTCCGGGTGCGGATGGACTCAAAGCTCGTCGTCGAGCAGATGTCGGGCCGCTGGAAGATCAAGCACCCGGACATGCGTCCGCTCGCCGCCGACGCCAAGGCGGTCTTCCCGCCCGGCCGGGTGACGTACGAGTGGATCCCGCGCGAGCGGAACAAGCACGCGGACCGGCTCGCCAACGAGGCGATGGACGCGGGCAAGCGGGGCGAGCAGTGGCAGCCGAAGGTGCCGCCGGGCGGCACGCTGGCGGCGGGCGCGCCGGAGGCCGCCGCGCCCGCCGCCGACACCCTCGCCGAGCCCACCGCGACGGGCGACGCCCCGGCGGTCGGCGGGGCGCCGGCGGTCGGCGGGGCTCCGGCGGCTGGCAGGGCCTCGGCAGCCGACCGGACCCCGGCAGACAGCAGGACCCCGGCAGCCGACCGGACTACGGCGACCGACCGGGCCTCGGCGACCGACCGGGCCTCCATGGTCGGTCGGCCCGCGGCGGATCTGGGCACCCCCGCCACGTTCGTCCTGCTCCGGCACGGGGAGACCCCGCTCACCCCCGAGAAGCGCTTCTCCGGCAGCGGCGGTACCGACCCCGGACTCTCCCCGGTCGGCCGCCACCAGGCCGAGCGGGTGGCGGCGGCGCTCGCCGCACGCGGCACCATCCAGGCCGTCGTCACCTCGCCGCTGCTGCGCTGCCGCGAGACCGCCGACGTGGTGGCCCGGCGCCTGGGCCTCGACGTCCGTGTCGACGAAGGGTTGCGGGAGACGGACTTCGGCGCCTGGGAGGGGCTGACCTTCGCGGAGGTCAAGGAGCGCCACCCGGACGACCTGGAGGCATGGCTGGCCTCCAGCAAGGCGGCCCCCACGGGCGGCGGCGAGAGCTTCGCGACGGTCGCGCGCAGGGTGGCGCTCTCCCGGGACAAGCTGATCGCCCGTTATCCGGGCCGTACGGTGCTGCTGGTCACCCATGTCACCCCGATCAAAACGCTGATCCGGCTGGCCCTGGGCGCCCCGCCGGAGGCCCTGTTCCGCATGGAGCTGTCGGCGGCCTCGCTCTCGGCGGTGGCGTACTACGCGGACGGAAACGCGTCGTTGCGGCTGCTGAACGAGACGGCGCACCTGCGGTAG
- a CDS encoding zinc ribbon domain-containing protein — translation MNAAPADQIRLLDVQALDVRLSQLAHKRRTLPEHAEIETLNADHTQLRDLLIAAQTEESDTAREQTKAEQDVEQVRQRAARDQKRLDSGAVTSPKDLENLQHEIASLAKRQGDLEDVVLEVMERRESVQERVTELTGRVESLQAKIGDATSRRDAAAEEIDAEVATVTKEREVIAGTIPADLLKLYDKLREQQGGIGAARLYQRSCDGCRQELAITELNEVRSAAPDTVVRCENCRRILVRTPESGL, via the coding sequence CTGAATGCCGCGCCCGCCGATCAGATCCGCCTTCTCGACGTCCAGGCGCTCGACGTCCGGCTGTCGCAGCTCGCGCACAAGCGCCGAACGCTGCCCGAGCACGCCGAGATCGAGACTCTGAACGCCGATCACACCCAGCTGCGTGACCTGCTCATCGCCGCGCAGACCGAGGAGAGCGACACCGCCCGCGAGCAGACCAAGGCCGAACAGGACGTGGAGCAGGTGCGCCAGCGCGCCGCCCGCGACCAGAAGCGCCTGGACTCCGGCGCCGTCACCTCGCCCAAGGACCTGGAGAACCTCCAGCACGAGATCGCCTCCCTCGCCAAGCGCCAGGGCGACCTGGAGGACGTCGTCCTGGAGGTCATGGAGCGCCGGGAGTCCGTCCAGGAGCGGGTCACCGAGCTGACCGGGCGGGTGGAGTCCCTCCAGGCCAAGATCGGCGACGCCACGTCACGCCGGGACGCGGCGGCCGAGGAGATCGACGCCGAGGTCGCGACCGTCACCAAGGAGCGCGAGGTGATCGCCGGGACCATCCCCGCCGATCTGCTGAAGCTCTACGACAAGCTGCGCGAGCAGCAGGGCGGTATCGGCGCGGCCCGGCTCTACCAGCGGAGCTGCGACGGCTGCCGCCAGGAGCTCGCCATCACCGAGCTCAACGAGGTGCGCTCGGCGGCCCCCGACACGGTGGTGCGGTGCGAGAACTGCCGCCGGATCCTGGTCCGTACGCCCGAGTCGGGGCTGTAG
- a CDS encoding Nif3-like dinuclear metal center hexameric protein, giving the protein MPSLNDVLAALDALWPPERAEQWDAVGTVCGDPDAEVTRVLFAVDPVQQVADEAVDLGVDLLITHHPLYLRGTTTVAASTFKGRVVHTLIKNDIALHVAHTNADTADPGVSDALAGALDLRIVGPLVPDATDPAGRRGLGRICELDHPETLREFTERAAARLPATAQGIRAAGDPDRTIRRVAVSGGSGDSLFDVVRAAGVDAFLTADLRHHPSSEAREHSDLALVDAAHWATEWPWTEQAAAQLDEISDRHGWDLRTHVSRTVTDPWTAHAAAPAVGATAPSLSA; this is encoded by the coding sequence GTGCCCTCACTCAACGACGTCCTCGCCGCACTCGACGCCCTCTGGCCGCCCGAGCGGGCGGAGCAGTGGGACGCCGTCGGCACGGTGTGCGGTGACCCCGACGCCGAGGTCACCCGCGTGCTGTTCGCCGTCGACCCCGTTCAGCAAGTGGCCGACGAGGCGGTGGACCTCGGCGTCGATCTGCTGATCACCCACCATCCGCTCTATCTGCGGGGGACGACCACGGTCGCCGCCTCCACCTTCAAGGGCCGGGTGGTGCACACGCTGATCAAGAACGACATCGCCCTGCATGTCGCGCACACCAACGCCGACACCGCCGACCCCGGTGTCTCCGACGCCCTCGCCGGTGCGCTCGATCTGCGGATCGTCGGTCCGCTGGTGCCGGACGCCACCGACCCGGCGGGCCGCCGGGGTCTGGGCCGGATCTGCGAGCTGGACCACCCCGAGACGCTGCGGGAGTTCACCGAGCGCGCCGCCGCCCGGCTGCCCGCCACCGCGCAGGGCATCCGCGCCGCCGGTGATCCGGACCGTACGATCCGCCGGGTCGCCGTCAGCGGCGGTTCCGGGGACAGCCTCTTCGACGTGGTGCGCGCGGCCGGGGTCGACGCGTTCCTCACCGCCGATCTGCGCCACCACCCGTCCTCGGAGGCGCGCGAGCACAGCGATCTCGCCCTGGTGGACGCCGCGCACTGGGCCACCGAATGGCCCTGGACCGAGCAGGCCGCGGCCCAGCTGGACGAGATCTCCGACCGGCACGGCTGGGACCTGCGGACGCATGTCTCGCGTACGGTCACCGACCCCTGGACGGCCCACGCCGCGGCCCCGGCCGTCGGCGCGACCGCTCCGTCCCTCTCCGCTTGA
- a CDS encoding 3-oxoacyl-ACP reductase codes for MHRDLTGPPVGKTGPLAGQTDPPAGKTGPLAGKTAIVTGAGRGLGRAEALQLARLGASVVVNDYGQGGRDGTGEASAGPAEEVAEEIRAAGGRATAHVGDVADFTQAGELVQLAIDTYGTLDILVNNAGIRRDRMVFSMTEDEWDSVIRVHLKGHFNTIRFAAAHWRERSKAARGGPVHGRIINTSSEAFLAGSPGQPNYAAAKGGIVGLTTSTAAALAKYGVTANTICPRARTRMTEEVFADLELPEDGRLDVLAPEHVAPLVGYLASPGAAKVNGQVFVVHGGMVAILERPKVAAKLDAKGDAFGFEELDAVLTPYFAERSGEGFAAVEVLGLKRG; via the coding sequence ATGCATCGAGATCTGACGGGCCCGCCAGTGGGGAAGACCGGTCCGCTGGCGGGGCAGACGGACCCGCCGGCCGGGAAGACGGGCCCCTTGGCCGGGAAGACCGCCATCGTCACCGGCGCCGGACGCGGGCTCGGCCGCGCCGAGGCCCTGCAACTGGCACGCCTGGGCGCCAGTGTTGTCGTCAACGACTACGGACAGGGCGGACGCGACGGCACGGGCGAGGCATCGGCCGGACCCGCCGAGGAGGTCGCCGAGGAGATCCGCGCGGCCGGCGGCCGGGCCACCGCCCACGTGGGCGATGTGGCCGACTTCACGCAGGCGGGCGAGCTGGTCCAGCTCGCGATCGACACCTACGGCACGCTGGACATCCTGGTCAACAACGCGGGCATCCGGCGGGACCGGATGGTTTTCTCGATGACCGAGGACGAGTGGGACTCGGTGATCCGCGTCCACCTCAAGGGCCACTTCAACACCATCCGCTTCGCCGCCGCACACTGGCGCGAGCGGTCGAAGGCGGCGCGGGGCGGCCCGGTCCACGGCCGGATCATCAACACCTCCTCCGAGGCGTTCCTCGCCGGTTCGCCGGGCCAGCCGAACTACGCGGCGGCCAAGGGCGGCATCGTCGGGCTGACCACCTCCACGGCGGCGGCGCTCGCCAAATACGGGGTGACGGCCAACACCATCTGCCCGCGTGCCCGCACGAGGATGACCGAGGAGGTCTTCGCGGACCTTGAGCTCCCGGAGGACGGCCGCCTCGACGTCCTCGCCCCCGAACACGTGGCCCCGCTCGTCGGCTATCTCGCCTCACCGGGCGCGGCGAAGGTGAACGGCCAGGTGTTCGTGGTGCACGGCGGCATGGTGGCGATCCTGGAGCGGCCGAAGGTGGCGGCGAAGCTGGACGCGAAGGGGGACGCCTTCGGCTTCGAGGAACTGGACGCGGTGCTGACGCCGTACTTCGCGGAGCGGAGCGGGGAGGGCTTCGCGGCGGTGGAGGTGCTGGGTCTCAAACGGGGGTGA
- a CDS encoding Zn-dependent alcohol dehydrogenase: protein MRAAVLHETGQDKLEVLDDVEALGFGPGKVRLRVRATGLCHSDLSAMAGVLPQPAPFVPGHEGAGEIVEVGDGVTGLSAGDRVLVCWLPACGGCPSCRRGQTELCLSGFMSAGTPNFRRPGGSPEELFGMSGTGTFAEEIVLPAPCAVPIPDDVPYDIAALIGCGVTTGLGAVFNTARVAAGSSVAVIGCGGVGISVIQGARASGAAQIVAVDPVESRREAALRFGATEAVAPDGLDAARNTVTAGEGFDYVFEVVGRSDTARRAYETTRRGGTMCVVGAGATDDFVQFNMFELFFDEKRILPSLYGGGDVLRAYRRTIDLWRAGRIDLEGLITHRVRLGEINDAIGQMRTGEALRTCIEI from the coding sequence GTGCGCGCTGCCGTACTGCATGAGACGGGACAGGACAAGCTGGAGGTCCTCGACGACGTCGAGGCGCTGGGCTTCGGCCCCGGCAAGGTCCGGCTGCGGGTGAGGGCCACCGGACTGTGCCATTCCGACCTCTCCGCGATGGCCGGGGTGCTGCCGCAGCCCGCCCCCTTCGTCCCCGGCCACGAGGGCGCGGGCGAGATCGTCGAGGTGGGCGACGGGGTGACCGGGCTGAGCGCCGGCGACCGGGTGCTGGTGTGCTGGCTGCCCGCGTGCGGCGGCTGTCCGTCCTGTCGGCGTGGCCAGACCGAGCTGTGCCTGTCCGGGTTCATGAGCGCCGGAACGCCCAACTTCCGGCGCCCCGGCGGCAGTCCGGAGGAGCTGTTCGGCATGTCCGGGACCGGCACCTTCGCCGAGGAGATCGTCCTCCCCGCGCCCTGTGCCGTACCGATCCCCGACGACGTCCCGTACGACATCGCGGCCCTCATCGGCTGCGGGGTGACCACCGGGCTCGGGGCCGTCTTCAACACCGCCCGGGTGGCGGCCGGTTCGTCGGTCGCGGTCATCGGCTGCGGCGGGGTGGGCATCAGCGTCATCCAGGGGGCCAGGGCGTCGGGCGCCGCGCAGATCGTCGCCGTCGACCCCGTGGAGTCGCGGCGCGAGGCCGCGCTGCGGTTCGGGGCCACCGAGGCGGTGGCCCCGGACGGTCTCGACGCCGCCCGGAACACCGTCACGGCGGGCGAGGGCTTCGACTACGTCTTCGAGGTCGTGGGCCGCTCCGACACCGCCCGCCGGGCCTACGAGACCACCCGGCGCGGCGGCACGATGTGCGTGGTCGGGGCCGGGGCGACGGACGACTTCGTGCAGTTCAACATGTTCGAGCTGTTCTTCGACGAGAAGCGGATCCTGCCCTCGCTGTACGGCGGCGGCGATGTGCTCCGCGCCTACCGGCGGACCATCGACCTGTGGCGCGCGGGCCGGATCGACCTCGAAGGACTGATCACCCACCGGGTGCGGCTCGGCGAGATCAACGACGCGATCGGCCAGATGCGGACCGGGGAGGCGCTGCGCACATGCATCGAGATCTGA